A single region of the Brachypodium distachyon strain Bd21 chromosome 3, Brachypodium_distachyon_v3.0, whole genome shotgun sequence genome encodes:
- the LOC100844897 gene encoding transcription factor HBI1 isoform X2 yields MMDGANGDGVGVERSYASSGHSVLPIAWQSFTASSHAAPARRDMDSFAWASVSRRTAAGGSLFPPEHGLQASQAAAGYEHFPADSKKKRRRSDEVSGTDHAKTSNGAEETERGKDAKGEEEAGPAAAAATGQSKGKGAGERQKEGYVHVRARSEQATNSHSIAEKLRREKISERMKLLQDLVPGCSKVTGKAVMLDEIINYVQSLQRQVEQIKHGIILLQCFAVSIDEALHGQPEARRRHRIASCQGYSSIFVGFLNWSHGTLILPGDDAQTIPTRHAPGRCSWHGQPRYAQSTHAVILPGAGIPDASGSTIPWRGANGISSIGDRF; encoded by the exons ATGATGGATGGTGCCAATGGCGATGGGGTCGGAGTGGAGAGATCATACGCTTCTTCTGGTCACAGCGTGCTGCCCATAGCGTGGCAGAGCTTCACGGCCAGCTCCCAtgccgcgccggcgcggcgcgaCATGGATTCCTTCGCGTGGGCTTCGGTCTCCAGGCGCACGGCCGCAGGCGGGAGCCTCTTCCCGCCGGAGCACGGGCTCCAGGCGTcacaggcggcggccggataCGAGCATTTCCCGGCGGactccaagaagaagaggaggagatcaGACGAG GTCTCTGGAACGGATCATGCCAAGACGTCGAATGGGGCAGAGGAGACTGAGAGAGGCAAGGACGCCAAGGGCGAAGAAGAGGCCggtccggcggcagcggcggcgaccggcCAGTCGAAAGGGAAGGGAGCCGGCGAGCGACAGAAGGAAGGGTACGTCCATGTCAGGGCCAGGAGCGAGCAGGCGACCAACAGCCACAGCATTGCAGAGAAG TTGAGGAGGGAGAAGATCAGCGAGAGGATGAAGCTTCTGCAGGACCTTGTTCCCGGATGCAGCAAG GTCACCGGGAAGGCTGTGATGCTCGACGAGATCATCAACTACGTCCAGTCCCTGCAAAGGCAGGTGGAG CAAATAAAGCACGGAATCATCCTTCTCCAATGCTTCGCAGTTTCTATCGATGAAGCTCTCCACGGTCAACCCGAGGCTCGGCGTCGACATAGAATTGCTTCTTGCCAAGGAT ATTCTTCCATTTTCGTGGGCTTCCTCAACTGGTCCCATGGGACTCTCATTCTCCCAGGAGATGATGCCCAAACCATCCCAACCAGGCATGCTCCAGGGAGATGTTCATGGCATGGCCAACCCAGATACGCTCAGAGCACTCATGCAGTCATTCTCCCAGGAGCCGGCATCCCAG ATGCATCTGGGTCGACCATTCCATGGCGCGGTGCAAATGGCATATCCTCCATTGGTGATAGGTTCTGA
- the LOC100844897 gene encoding transcription factor bHLH49 isoform X1, giving the protein MMDGANGDGVGVERSYASSGHSVLPIAWQSFTASSHAAPARRDMDSFAWASVSRRTAAGGSLFPPEHGLQASQAAAGYEHFPADSKKKRRRSDEVSGTDHAKTSNGAEETERGKDAKGEEEAGPAAAAATGQSKGKGAGERQKEGYVHVRARSEQATNSHSIAEKLRREKISERMKLLQDLVPGCSKVTGKAVMLDEIINYVQSLQRQVEFLSMKLSTVNPRLGVDIELLLAKDILPFSWASSTGPMGLSFSQEMMPKPSQPGMLQGDVHGMANPDTLRALMQSFSQEPASQMHLGRPFHGAVQMAYPPLVIGSEDMSIRTDHDGFHI; this is encoded by the exons ATGATGGATGGTGCCAATGGCGATGGGGTCGGAGTGGAGAGATCATACGCTTCTTCTGGTCACAGCGTGCTGCCCATAGCGTGGCAGAGCTTCACGGCCAGCTCCCAtgccgcgccggcgcggcgcgaCATGGATTCCTTCGCGTGGGCTTCGGTCTCCAGGCGCACGGCCGCAGGCGGGAGCCTCTTCCCGCCGGAGCACGGGCTCCAGGCGTcacaggcggcggccggataCGAGCATTTCCCGGCGGactccaagaagaagaggaggagatcaGACGAG GTCTCTGGAACGGATCATGCCAAGACGTCGAATGGGGCAGAGGAGACTGAGAGAGGCAAGGACGCCAAGGGCGAAGAAGAGGCCggtccggcggcagcggcggcgaccggcCAGTCGAAAGGGAAGGGAGCCGGCGAGCGACAGAAGGAAGGGTACGTCCATGTCAGGGCCAGGAGCGAGCAGGCGACCAACAGCCACAGCATTGCAGAGAAG TTGAGGAGGGAGAAGATCAGCGAGAGGATGAAGCTTCTGCAGGACCTTGTTCCCGGATGCAGCAAG GTCACCGGGAAGGCTGTGATGCTCGACGAGATCATCAACTACGTCCAGTCCCTGCAAAGGCAGGTGGAG TTTCTATCGATGAAGCTCTCCACGGTCAACCCGAGGCTCGGCGTCGACATAGAATTGCTTCTTGCCAAGGAT ATTCTTCCATTTTCGTGGGCTTCCTCAACTGGTCCCATGGGACTCTCATTCTCCCAGGAGATGATGCCCAAACCATCCCAACCAGGCATGCTCCAGGGAGATGTTCATGGCATGGCCAACCCAGATACGCTCAGAGCACTCATGCAGTCATTCTCCCAGGAGCCGGCATCCCAG ATGCATCTGGGTCGACCATTCCATGGCGCGGTGCAAATGGCATATCCTCCATTGGTGATAGGTTCTGAAGATATGAGCATCAGGACAGATCATGATGGGTTTCATATTTAA
- the LOC100825024 gene encoding heat shock protein 90-5, chloroplastic codes for MEPALGRSLGASSVAALRPCAARTPGATSVAPRVSGAVRRAKGVRWEAGRSSGRPLRVRCDAAVAEKPAGEEAAEEQFEYQAEVSRLMDLIVHSLYSHKEVFLRELVSNASDALDKLRFLGVTDSSLLADGGELEIRIKSDPEAGTITVTDTGIGMTKDELKDCLGTIAQSGTSKFLKALKENKEVGADNSLIGQFGVGFYSAFLVAEKVVVSTKSPKTDKQYVWEAAADSSSYVIKEETDPEKMLTRGTQITLFLRPDDKYEFADPTRIQGLVKNYSQFVSFPIYTWQEKSRTIEVEEDEESKEGEEATEGEKEKKKKTITEKYWDWELANETKPIWMRNPKEIEKAEYNEFYKKAFNEFLDPLSYTHFTTEGEVEFRSVIYIPGMAPMSNEEIMNPKTKNIRLYVKRVFISDDFDGELFPRYLSFVKGVVDSNDLPLNVSREILQESRIVRIMRKRLVRKTFDMIEEISEKEDKEDYKKFWESFGKFIKLGCIEDTGNQKRLAPLLRFPSSKNEGDMISLDQYVENMPENQKAIYYIATDSLQSAKTAPFLEKLVQKDIEVLYLIEPIDEVAIQNLQTYKEKKFVDISKEDLELDDEDEDSTESKQEYTLLCDWVKQQLGDKVAKVQISKRLSSSPCVLVSGKFGWSANMERLMKAQTLGDTSSLEFMRGRRIFEINPQHPIVKDLNAACKNEPESVEAKRAVELLYETALISSGYTPESPAELGGKIYEMMSIALGGRWGRSDTEADTTNETTEADSSEGPVTEVIEPSEVRPESDPWRD; via the exons ATGGAGCCGGCGCTTGGCAGGAGCTTGGGCGCGtcgtcggtggcggcgctgcggcCGTGCGCGGCAAGGACGCCGGGCGCGACCTCTGTCGCGCCGCGGGTGAGCGGGGCGGTGAGGCGCGCGAAAGGGGTGAGGTGGGAGGCGGGGAGGAGTAGCGGGAGGCCGCTGCGTGTGAGGTGCGATGCGGCCGTGGCGGAGAAGCCCgccggggaggaggcggctgaGGAGCAATTTGAGTATCAGGCGGAG GTGAGCCGCTTAATGGATTTGATCGTCCATAGTCTGTACAGTCACAAGGAAGTGTTTCTCAGGGAGCTTGTAAG TAACGCGAGTGATGCATTGGATAAGCTGCGGTTTCTCGGTGTTACTGATTCATCTTTACTCGCTGATGGCGGTGAGTTGGAAATAAGGATTAAATCAGACCCAGAAGCTGGAACAATTACTGTGAC TGATACTGGCATTGGCATGACGAAAGATGAGCTCAAGGACTGCCTTGGTACAATTGCTCAGAGTGGTACCTCAAAGTTTTTGAAGGCTCTCAAG GAGAACAAGGAGGTTGGGGCTGACAATAGTCTAATTGGCCAGTTTGGCGTTGGATTTTATTCAGCTTTTCTTGTAGCCGAGAAG GTTGTGGTGTCCACAAAAAGCCCAAAAACGGATAAACAGTATGTATGGGAAGCTGCTGCTGACAGTAGCTCTTACGTCATCAAGGAAGAGACTGATCCTGAGAAAATGCTTACTCGTGGAACTCAGATTACTCTCTTTTTAAGA CCTGATGATAAGTACGAGTTTGCTGACCCTACAAGGATTCAAGGCTTAGTTAAGAACTACTCTCAGTTTGTGTCATTCCCCATATATACATGGCAGGAGAAATCAAGAACTATTGAG GTCGAAGAGGATGAAGAGTCAAAAGAAGGTGAAGAGGCAACTGAG ggtgaaaaggagaaaaagaagaagaccatTACTGAGAAATACTGGGACTGGGAACTGGCTAATGAAACAAAGCCCATATGG ATGAGAAATCCAAAGGAAATCGAGAAAGCCGAATACAATGAGTTCTACAAGAAGGCGTTCAATGAGTTCCTAGATCCTCTTTCCTACACTCACTTCACAACAGAG GGCGAGGTGGAATTTAGGAGTGTTATCTACATTCCAGGAATGGCACCGATGAGTAACGAGGAGATAATGAATCCCAAAACCAAAAATATCCGGTTATATGTCAAAAGAGTATTCATCTCCGATGACTTTGATGGTGAACTG TTTCCCCGGTACTTGAGCTTTGTGAAAGGTGTTGTTGATTCAAATGACCTTCCCCTCAATGTTTCTCGGGAGATTCTTCAAGAAAGTCGAATT GTAAGAATTATGCGCAAGAGACTTGTCAGGAAGACATTTGATATGATTGAGGAGATTTCTGAAAAAGAGGACAAGGAG GACTACAAGAAGTTCTGGGAGAGCTTTGGAAAGTTCATCAAGCTTGGTTGCATTGAGGACACAGGAAATCAGAAGCGCCTTGCCCCACTCCTACGCTTCCCCTCTTCTAAAAATGAGGGAGACATGATTAGTCTTGATCAATATGTAGAGAACATGCCAGAGAACCAAAAGGCAATCTATTACATTGCTACAGATAGTCTCCAAAGTGCAAAGACTGCTCCGTTCTTGGAAAAGCTGGTCCAGAAAGACATTGAA GTTCTTTACCTTATTGAGCCAATTGATGAGGTTGCCATTCAGAACTTACAGACTtacaaagagaagaagtttgttGATATAAGCAAAGAGGACCTGGAATTGG atgatgaagatgaggaCAGTACAGAAAGCAAGCAGGAATACACTCTCCTGTGTGACTGGGTAAAACAACAACTTGGTGACAAGGTGGCAAAGGTTCAAATATCAAAGCGTCTCAGCTCTTCTCCATGTGTACTTGTATCTGGCAAGTTTGGTTGGTCCGCCAACATGGAAAG GCTTATGAAGGCACAAACACTTGGTGACACATCAAGCTTAGAGTTCATGAGGGGAAGAAGGATTTTTGAAATTAATCCCCAACATCCAATTGTCAAGGATTTGAAT GCTGCTTGCAAAAATGAGCCTGAAAGTGTTGAAGCCAAGAGGGCTGTCGAACTTCTATATGAGACCGCTCTGATCTCCAGTGGATATACT CCTGAAAGTCCGGCTGAATTGGGTGGCAAGATTTACGAGATGATGTCAATTGCTCTTGGTGGGAGATGGGGTAGGTCTGACACTGAAGCTGACACAACCAATGAGACCACAGAGGCTGACTCATCCGAAGGCCCCGTAACTGAGGTGATTGAGCCTTCTGAAGTGAGGCCTGAGAGTGACCCATGGAGGGATTAG
- the LOC100825329 gene encoding alpha/beta hydrolase domain-containing protein 17A, which yields MGGVTSSVAAKFAFFPPDPPSYGVVDEEEPPQPGAAAVAAGSSAAAAAAVSTRVAMTGVPWREGVEARRVRTRRGTDIIAMYVRCPKARLTVLYSHGNAADLGKMYELFIEFSARLHVNVMGYDYSGYGRSSGKAGEANTFADIEAAYKCLVEVYGTRGEDIVLYGQSVGSGPTVDLASRLHHIRAVVLHSPILSGLRVMYSVKKTYWFDIYKNIEKIPLVKRPVLVIHGTNDDVVDCSHGKRLWELSQQKYEPLWIEGGDHCNLETFPVYIRHLKKFLSAIEKLPAGKEAAAESENLPAENETPSDSVALSEAPWTTSQRLEPSRKSSRHEQPPRLSTENVDKHRRSTGIREKARSSTEKKERRRRSVDTFDRMRDENEQPDKPRKSIDRLGEMIRSMGLCNVDCFKEPPRKTEPCRGQ from the exons ATGGGTGGCGTGACGTCCTCGGTGGCCGCcaagttcgccttcttcccgCCCGACCCGCCGTCGTACGGCGtggtggacgaggaggagccgcCTCAGCCTggggcggcagcggtggcggcagggagtagtgctgctgcggcggcggcggtgtctaCGAGGGTGGCGATGACGGGGGTCCCGTGGAGGGAGGGGGTGGAGGCGCGGCGGGTCCGGACGCGGCGGGGCACGGATATCATCGCCATGTATGTGCGCTGCCCCAAGGCGAGGCTCACCGTGCTCTACTCCCACGGCAATGCTGCCGACCTTGGCAAGATGTATGAGCTCTTCATCGAGTTCAGCGCTCGCCTCCACGTCAACGTCATGGG GTACGATTATTCTGGTTATGGACGGTCATCAGGCAAG GCAGGTGAAGCTAATACCTTCGCTGACATAGAGGCTGCATACAAATGCCTTGTGGAGGTTTATGGGACTAGGGGAGAAGACATTGTTCTTTATGGCCAGTCTGTCGGTAGTGGCCCCACTGTCGATTTAGCTTCTCGCTTGCATCATATAAGAGCTGTTGTTCTCCATAGCCCCATACTGTCTGGCCTGCGGGTCATGTATTCTGTGAAGAAAACATACTGGTTTGACATATATAAG AACATTGAGAAAATTCCCCTTGTTAAACGCCCCGTTTTGGTGATTCAT GGCACAAATGATGATGTTGTAGATTGTTCCCACGGAAAGAGGCTATGGGAGCTGAGCCAACAGAAGTATGAACCTCTGTGGATTGAGGGAGGTGATCACTGTAACTTGGAGACCTTCCCAGTCTACATAAGGCATCTGAAGAAGTTCCTGTCGGCTATAGAAAAGTTGCCTGCTGGaaaagaagcagcagccgAGAGTGAGAACTTGCCAGCTGAAAACGAAACACCATCCGATAGCGTCGCTCTTTCCGAGGCTCCTTGGACGACCTCACAGAGGTTAGAGCCATCGAGGAAGAGCTCGAGGCATGAGCAGCCTCCTAGGCTAAGCACTGAAAATGTAGATAAACACCGGCGTAGCACAGGCATCAGAGAAAAGGCAAGATCCAgcacagaaaagaaagagagaaggaggagaagcgTCGACACATTTGACAGGATGAGGGATGAAAACGAGCAGCCAGACAAACCAAGGAAAAGCATCGACAG GCTTGGCGAGATGATTAGATCGATGGGGCTGTGCAATGTTGATTGCTTCAAGGAGCCTCCTCGAAAGACCGAGCCTTGCCGAGGTCAGTAG
- the LOC100825634 gene encoding 60S ribosomal protein L24 — MVLKTELCRFSGQKIYPGKGIRFIRADSQVFLFANSKCKRYFHNRLKPAKLTWTAMYRKQHKKDIHAEAAKKRRRTTKKPYSRSIVGATLEVIQKKRAEKPEVRDAAREAALREIKERIKKTKDEKKAKKAEVTKSQKSQIKGAAQKGPKGPKLGGGGGKR; from the exons ATGGTTCTGAA GACTGAGCTTTGCCGTTTTAGCGGCCAGAAGATTTACCCAGGGAAGGGTATCAGGTTCATTCGTGCGGATTCGCAG gttttcctttttgccAACTCAAAATGCAAGCGCTACTTCCACAACCGCCTGAAGCCTGCAAAGCTTACCTGGACAGCTATGTACAGGAAGCAGCACAAGAAG GACATCCATGCTGAGGCTGCGAAGAAGAGGCGTCGCACCACCAAGAAGCCATACTCCCGGTCGATTGTTGGTGCCACACTGGAAGTCATCCAGAAGAAGAGGGCTGAGAAGCCTGAAGTCCGTGATGCTGCTAGAGAAGCTGCTCTTCG TGAGATCAAGGAGCGTATCAAGAAAACcaaggatgagaagaaggcTAAGAAGGCAGAGGTGACCAAATCCCAGAAGTCACAAATCAAGGGTGCTGCACAGAAGGGTCCTAAAGGCCCAAAgcttggcggtggcggcgggaagCGTTGA
- the LOC100845203 gene encoding UDP-glycosyltransferase 89B1 codes for MGTDKAPAQANDASNGDGRSRPPAPHVLLVPYPAQGHMLPLLDLASLLAARGLAVTVAVTAGNVPLLAPLLAAGPSVATAVFPFPASSPPFLPASGTGCGENTKDLPPGLFRPFMAALASLSAPLLSWCEAQPRGRRVTAVVSDLFTGWTLPIARELGVPHVAFSSASAYYLAMSHSLWRRMPTGCRLDEDDDDEKRAVVEFPEIPGSPSFPWQQLSWLYRSHVAGDEVSETIRRVFLWSLKSSCFVVNSFAAIEPECLRVLPGLMMMPPAAEEKRVLAVGALSDAALSCHDRGGEHAVAPGKVAAWLDAFEDSAGSVLYVCFGSQHALSPAQAASVADALALSKAPFVWAVPRGSEAITAMAASVCRGMVIRGWAPQVEILRHRAVGWFLTHCGWSSVLEAAAAGVPMLAWPMGADQFANARVVRDAGVAVAVAEGTDAVPDAGEMAGAIVAAFGEKGKPVRARALELGRKAAAAVKEGGSSHSDLEELVRVLGHVG; via the coding sequence ATGGGCACAGACAAAGCACCGGCGCAGGCGAACGACGCGAGCAATGGCGACGGCAGGAGCAGGCCACCAGCTCCGCACGTGCTCCTCGTGCCGTACCCGGCCCAGGGGCACATGCTCCCGCTGCTGGACCTCGCGTCCCTGCTCGCCGCGCGGGGCCTCGCGGTCACCGTCGCCGTGACCGCGGGCAACGTCCCGCTCCTCGCgccgctcctcgccgcggGCCCGTCCGTCGCCACGGCCGTTTTTCCATTCCCGGCTTCCTCGCCGCCCTTTCTCCCGGCATCCGGGACCGGGTGCGGCGAGAACACCAAGGACCTCCCGCCGGGCCTCTTCCGGCCCTTCATGGCCGCGCTCGCGTCCCTCTCGGCGCCGCTCCTCTCCTGGTGCGAGGCCCAGCCGCGCGGCCGCAGAGTCACGGCCGTCGTCTCCGATCTCTTCACGGGGTGGACGCTTCCGATCGCGCGGGAGCTCGGCGTGCCGCACGTCGCGTTCTCCTCCGCCAGCGCGTATTACCTCGCCATGTCGCACTCCCTCTGGCGCCGCATGCCAACGGGGTGCCGCctcgacgaagacgacgacgatgagaaGAGGGCTGTTGTTGAGTTCCCGGAGATCCCAGGCTCGCCGAGCTTCCCGTGGCAGCAGCTCTCGTGGCTGTACCGGTCCCACGTGGCCGGGGACGAGGTGTCCGAGACGATCCGGCGGGTCTTCCTCTGGAGCCTCAAGAGCTCCTGCTTCGTGGTCAACTCGTTCGCGGCGATCGAGCCGGAATGCCTGCGCGTGCTCCCGGGCCTGATGATGATGCCgccagcggcggaggagaagcgGGTGCTGGCGGTGGGCGCGCTCTCGGACGCCGCGCTGTCGTGCCACGACCGTGGCGGCGAGCACGCCGTGGCACCGGGCAAGGTGGCCGCGTGGCTGGACGCGTTCGAGGACTCCGCCGGCTCCGTCCTGTACGTCTGCTTCGGGTCGCAGCACGCGCTGtcgccggcgcaggctgcgAGCGTGGCCGACGCGCTGGCGCTGAGCAAGGCCCCGTTCGTCTGGGCCGTGCCAAGGGGCAGTGAGGCAATAACAGCAATGGCGGCGTCAGTGTGCCGTGGCATGGTGATCCGGGGGTGGGCGCCGCAGGTGGAGATCCTGCGGCACCGGGCCGTGGGGTGGTTCCTGACGCACTGCGGCTGGAGCTCGGTGCtggaggcggccgcggccggggTGCCGATGCTGGCGTGGCCGATGGGCGCCGACCAGTTCGCGAACGCGCGGGTGGTGAgggacgccggcgtggccgtggccgtggccgaggGCACCGACGCCGTGCCGGACGCGGGGGAGATGGCGGGCGCCATCGTCGCGGCTTTCGGGGAAAAGGGGAAGCCCGTGAGGGCGCGCGCGTTGGAGCTCGGCCGGAAGGCGGCCGCTGCGGTGAAGGAAGGTGGGAGCTCGCACAGTGACTTGGAGGAGCTGGTGCGCGTGCTCGGTCACGTTGGCTAG
- the LOC100825948 gene encoding UDP-glycosyltransferase 89B1, whose translation MSAAAPYRRPHVLVVPFPSKGHLLPLLDFAHLLSTRHQIPLTVAVTPSDVPLLSAFLSSTPLATAHPLPLPPLEQPAHHALLAAPLSALRGPLVSWARSQHHHPPTAVLSDFFLGSAQLVADDLGLPRVAFYSSGAFATAALDHLWHGALPLDPDSPVVALGALPGSPSFPYAHVPSVVRSFVPGDPDWELVRQGFLLNSRAWGAVVNTFDAIEGEYLEHLKRRFGHGRVWAVGPVADTGCRGPGERSASTAAEAEAEDLRELFAWLDDCPARSVIYVCFGTMYSPSPAQAAALGAALEASGARFVWAVGGAAAPALLLPEGMEERLARDNKGRVVRGWAPQVEILRHVAVGAFVTHCGWNSTLEGVAAGKTLVCWPMKADQFIDARLVVDVHGAGVCAAEGEAAVPDPAALARVFADAVDGGWDGDGDGAEMAGVRDKARALALAAAEAVEEGGSSWVDLETMVKELEAVAAA comes from the coding sequence atgtccgccgccgcgccctaCCGGCGGCCACACGTCCTGGTCGTCCCCTTCCCGTCCAAGGGccacctccttcccctcctcGACTTCGCCCACCTCCTCTCCACCCGCCACCAAATCCCCCTCACCGTCGCCGTCACGCCCTCAGACGTCCCCCTCCTCTCCGCCTTCCTCTCATCCACCCCTCTGGCCACCGCCCAcccgctccctctccctcccctaGAACAACCCGCCCAccacgcgctcctcgccgccccaCTCTCCGCCCTCCGCGGCCCGCTCGTCTCCTGGGCCCGCTCGCAGCACCACCACCCGCCCACGGCCGTCCTCTCCGACTTCTTCCTCGGCTCGGCCCAGCTCGTCGCCGACGACCTCGGCCTCCCGCGGGTCGCGTTCTACAGCAGCGGGGccttcgccaccgccgcgctcGACCACCTCTGGCACGGCGCGCTGCCGCTGGATCCCGACAGCCCGGTCGTCGCTCTCGGCGCGCTCCCGGGATCCCCTTCCTTCCCCTACGCGCACGTGCCGTCCGTGGTCAGGAGCTTCGTCCCCGGCGACCCGGACTGGGAGCTCGTGCGCCAAGGCTTCCTGCTCAACTCCAGAGCCTGGGGCGCAGTTGTGAACACGTTCGATGCGATCGAGGGCGAGTACTTGGAGCACCTGAAGCGGCGCTTCGGCCACGGCCGCGTGTGGGCGGTTGGCCCCGTCGCCGACACCGGCTGCCGTGGACCGGGGGAGAGGtcggcgtcgacggcggcggaagcGGAAGCGGAAGATCTAAGAGAGCTGTTCGCCTGGCTCGACGACTGCCCCGCGCGTTCCGTGATCTACGTCTGCTTCGGGACCATGTACAGCCCGTCCCctgcgcaggcggcggcgctgggcgcCGCGCTCGAGGCGAGCGGCGCGCGGTTCGTCTGGGCGgtgggcggcgccgctgctcccgCGCTGCTGCTTCCGGAGGGGATGGAGGAGAGGCTGGCCCGGGACAACAAGGGGCGCGTGGTGCGCGGGTGGGCGCCGCAGGTGGAGATCCTGCGGCACGTGGCGGTGGGGGCCTTCGTGACGCACTGCGGGTGGAACTCGACGCTGGAGGGCGTGGCGGCCGGGAAGACGCTGGTGTGCTGGCCGATGAAGGCGGACCAGTTCATCGACGCGCGGCTCGTCGTCGACGTGCACGGCGCCGGGGTGTGCGCCGCGGAGGGCGAGGCCGCCGTGCCCGACCCGGCCGCGCTCGCGCGGGTGTTCGCGGACGCCGTGGATGGTGGTTgggacggggacggggacggggCGGAGATGGCCGGGGTGAGGGATAAGGCGCGCGCTCTCGCTTTGGCTGCtgcggaggcggtggaggaagGCGGCAGCTCGTGGGTGGACTTGGAGACGATGGTCAAGGAGCTAGAAGCCGTCGCGGCGGCGTAG